ATTGAAAATTCCGCACACGGACTACAACGGAAATCTGGACAAAGACCTTGATAAAGTTTTCGCGACTATTTTTAACGACACGACAATAGAAAAAAAGAAGGGCAGCCGCTAACAGCAAGTTGGCGCTATTGCCGTTTTCCTGATTATATTGTGTCTGGTTTTTCATATCTTTGTTTCGGTTTCGGCAGACAATTTTTCGCTCCGTAAATCGGCAACATCGCCAACTTGCGGAACGTTGGCAGTGCGCTATGCGGGCTGATCCCGAAGCAAGTTCGGGACAAGCTGTTTAAGTTTGAAAATTTGTATTTGCGTGAGGGATTGCAGCGGAAAGCCCACAGTCCCGCGGGACGAGGACTTGGAGCGGAAAGCCCGACCGAAGCGAAGCGGAGGGCACGCCCAATTTTTTTTTAATACCCCAGCGTCTTCAGCATAGATTTAAACGTCTGCTCCTTCGCAAAAAGTTTTGTGGTAATTTCTCCGTTCTCATCACGGTCAATCAACACGTGCTTGGGTGCGGGAATAAGGCAATGCTGAATTCCTCCGTATCCTGCGATGGATTCCTGGTATGCTCCTGTGTGAAAGAATCCTATATATAAAGGACCATCCGAGCCATGACCGATTTTTGGAAGAATCAATTGCTCCGAGTGCGCTTCCGTATTGTAATAATCCAAACCATCGCAAGTCATTCCGCCAAGGTTCACCCGCTGACTTTCTTTTTCCCAGTGATTCACAGCCAGCAAAATAAATTTTTGCCCGATTGCCCAGGTATCCGGCAAGGTGGTGATGAAGGATGAGTCAATCATATACCAAAGTTCTCGGTCGTTCTGTTGCTTCTGGTCGCAAACAGAATAAAGCGCGGCACCGCTTTCTGCAACAGTGAACGAGCCAAATTCAGTGAAGATGTTTGGTTCTTTAATTTTATTCTGCTTGCAGAAAGTTTTTATCTGCGAAACAATTTCTTCAATGATGTATTCATAATCAAATTCAAATCCAAGCGATGTGCGGATGGGTAATCCTCCGCCCACATTCAGCGAATCAAGTTCAGGGCAAATCCGTTTCAGTTCGGCATACACGTTCAAACATTTGGCGAGTTCTGTCCAGTAATAAATCGTGTCCTTGATTCCCGCGCTCACAAAGAAGTGAAGCATTTTTAGTTTCAGCTTTTTGTTTCCCTTGATTCGTTCCTTATAAAAAGGAACAATTTCTTTGTAGCGAATTCCCAAACGCGAAGTGTAATAATCATAAGTCGGTTCTTCTTCCGAAGCAATCCGGATTCCCAGGTTGCAGGTTCCTTTTACGTAGCGCTTGTAATATTCCAGTTCGCTTTTGTTATCCAAAACAGGAATCACATTTTTATATCCGCTGTTGATGAGGTCAACAATAAATTGCGGATACGGTTTGCGTTTGTAGCCATTGCACACCACCCAGGTGTTCTTGTCAATTTTTCCTGTGCGGTATAATTCTTTAATGATGGGAATATCATACGCAGAAGAAGTTTCAAGGTGCGCGCCATTTTTAATTGTTTCGTCCATCACGAAAGAAAAATGTGACGACTTGGTGCAGTAACAGTAAGTATAACTACCTTTGTAATCGGCTTTTGCCATAGCAACATTAAAAAGTTTTTTGGCTTTCTGAATCTGCTGTCCGATCCTTGGAAGGTAGGTGATTTTGAGCGGAGTTCCGTATTGCTTGATAATATCCATCAGCGGAACATCGCAAAAGTGAAGGTCTCCGTCAATGACGTTGAATCCTTCCTGCGGAAAATGAAATGTTTGCTGGATGAGGTCGCGGTATCTGTTCTTCATTTATTGGGATTACACAGATTAATTTTGATTACACCGATTTGTTTTTCGGCACGGAAAATCGGTGCAATCGGTTTATGTATCGGTGTAATCATTTTTAGAGTGCGCGAAGTTGAGAATAATTTGTCAAAGTAAGTTACTTACATACGATTATTTTTGCCAATGTAAGTAAGTTGGATTTAAAGAGAAGTCAAAAGCAAAAGCATGTGGTGAGCGAAGTCGAACCATCAAAAGAAATACAAAGACACATTAGACTATGAGTGGAGCAGTGATTGAAAATATTCTTACTGGTAAAACCATTGAAGCGATAAAAACACTTTACGACCAATCTGTTTCTCCCAATCAAATCACATTTCAGCAAACCAAAAAAGAGTTTGAAGGCGATAGTACTCTTTTAGTGTTTCCGCTTACGAAAGTCTCTAAAAAACCTCCTGAAGAAACAGCGAACGCAATTGGCGGTTACCTGAAAGAAAAAGTTTCAGAAGTAAAATCATTCAACGTTGTAAAAGGATTTCTGAATCTGGTGATTGGAGATGATTATTGGATTAAGTATTTGACTGTTGATTCTTCGCACCTCGTATCTCGTACCTCGTCCATTCAAGAAACCGTCATGGTTGAATTCTCCTCTCCCAACACAAACAAACCGCTTCACCTCGGTCACATGCGGAATATTTTGCTCGGTCATTCGGTTTCCGAAATATTAAAAGCGGCAGGAAAAAAAGTTATTCGAGTAAATCTAATCAACGATAGGGGAATTCATATTTGCAAATCAATGCTTGCCTGGAAGAAATGGGGCAACGGGGAAACTCCTGAATCAAGCGGAATGAAAGGAGACCATTTGGTGGGGAAATATTATGTAAGATATGATGAAGAACTAAAAAAACAAAAAGAAAAAAGCCCACCCCAGCCCTCCCGAAGGGAGGGAGTTGCAGGATTAAGTTCTACCCCTTCGGGGGAGTTAGAGGGGGCTGTGCAGGAAATGCTCCGCAAATGGGAAGCAGGCGATAAAGAAACAATTGCACTCTGGAAAAAAATGAACGGCTGGGTATATGATGGTTTTGCAAAAACATACAAAGAACTTGGAGTTGAATTTGAAAAAACATATTACGAATCCGAAACTTATCTGCTCGGAAAAAAAATTGTAGAAGATGGATTGGCAAAAGGAATTTTCAAAAAGAAAGAGGACGGTTCGGTGTGGGTTGACTTAACTGCGGATGGCTTGGATGAAAAACTTCTGTTGCGCTCTGACGGGACATCCGTTTACATAACGCAGGATTTGGGAACTGCAGTTGAACGATTAAAAGAATTCCAAGTTGGTAAAATGATTTATGTGGTTGGCAATGAGCAGGATTATCATTTCAAAGTTTTATTTCTGATTTTAGATAAATTGCAAAAACAAAAAGTCCTTCCCTTTGGGAAGGATTTAGGATGGGCTTCTTCTTTTTTTCACCTTTCTTACGGCATGGTTGATCTGCCATCCGGTAAAATGAAATCCCGCGAAGGGACTGTGGTGGATGCGGATGAACTGATGGATGAAATGATAGCGACAGCAAAACAAAAAACATTGGAGTTAGGCAAGGCATCAGAGCTTTCTTCAGAAGAAGCAGAGAAACTTTACAAGATGATTGGGCTTTCAGCATTGAAATATTTCATCCTGAAAGTTGATCCTAAAAAAAGAATGCTCTTTAATCCTGAAGAATCCATTGACTTCAACGGAAACACGGGACCGTTCATACAATACACGTATGCGCGAATAAAATCTGTCCTTCGCAAAGCCGAAGTGGTTTCAGGTTACAAGTTACAGGTTGCAGGTTTAGAGCCCAAAGAAAAGGGCGTGATTAAGCTCATTCATGATTTTCCGAAAGTGATTTCCGAATCAGCTGAAACATACAATCCCGGTCATATTGCGAATTATGTTTATGAACTTGCGAAGGAGTACAACCAGTTCTATCACGAATGTCCGATTCTGAAAGCGGAGAAAGAAGAGGAGAAGAATTTCAGATTGCTGCTTTCAGTAAAAACTTCAGAAGTAATAAAAACTTCTCTGAAGCTTTTGGGGATAGAGGTTCCTGAAAGAATGTAATTACTCTTTGATTCCAATCAACACCACAAAACATCCCTTCTGGTTGGCGGCAGTAGAAGGGGGGATTTCATACTCTATATAGTACGTGCCGCTTTTGGTAGGACCGAAATTAAACATCTGCGAAGATTTTTTTCCGCTCTCGTCAAAATACAATATCTTTTTTTTGCCTTTCTCCATTCCATAAATCGTGATTCCTACTTCCTGTGGAAGAACGGTCTGCCCGAAAACCAATTTGTATTCTTCGTCAGAGAAAACCTGAAAGTCGAGTGTTTCTTTTTTTGTTTTCGGTCCGTAGGTAATTTCTTTCACCACATAACTGTCATACTGGAAGGGAGCCATTTGCGGCATGCACATTTTGACAATCGGCTTCACTTTGCACTGTGCAGAAAGGTCAGAGTTAAAGATGAATGTTGCGCCCGCTAAAACTGTTAAGATGATATGTTTTATCATTCTGTTTAATTTTTATTATCCTACAATTTCTTTTCTGAGAGCCTGTGTTTTTTCAGTGATGGCTTTCAGTTGAAGTTCATCCATTACAAGATTCTCATCATCTCCCTGTACGGTGAGGTTGTCAAAAAGTTTTTTGAGGTCGCTGAGTTTTAAAAATAAATTTTTGAACGCTGCATCATTCTGATAGTTGGTGACGATGTTCATCAGGCTGTTCAGAATATATTTCTGTTCGGCAACGCGCATGGCAATTTTTTCTTTGTTGGCATCTTTGGTCAGTTGTGTGGCGATATACATGTTTTCAATCCATGCGCCAATGAAAATCATGAGCGTTTGTTTTTCTTTTTCATTATCCTTCATGTATATGTCCATTTCGCTTTTTAGCTGGCACACCACATTGATCAGAGAGTCTTCATTGTTCAGATTATTTTTGAATCGCTTCAGGTAATCATCCGAATCAA
This window of the Bacteroidota bacterium genome carries:
- a CDS encoding arginine decarboxylase; this encodes MKNRYRDLIQQTFHFPQEGFNVIDGDLHFCDVPLMDIIKQYGTPLKITYLPRIGQQIQKAKKLFNVAMAKADYKGSYTYCYCTKSSHFSFVMDETIKNGAHLETSSAYDIPIIKELYRTGKIDKNTWVVCNGYKRKPYPQFIVDLINSGYKNVIPVLDNKSELEYYKRYVKGTCNLGIRIASEEEPTYDYYTSRLGIRYKEIVPFYKERIKGNKKLKLKMLHFFVSAGIKDTIYYWTELAKCLNVYAELKRICPELDSLNVGGGLPIRTSLGFEFDYEYIIEEIVSQIKTFCKQNKIKEPNIFTEFGSFTVAESGAALYSVCDQKQQNDRELWYMIDSSFITTLPDTWAIGQKFILLAVNHWEKESQRVNLGGMTCDGLDYYNTEAHSEQLILPKIGHGSDGPLYIGFFHTGAYQESIAGYGGIQHCLIPAPKHVLIDRDENGEITTKLFAKEQTFKSMLKTLGY
- a CDS encoding arginine--tRNA ligase; this encodes MSGAVIENILTGKTIEAIKTLYDQSVSPNQITFQQTKKEFEGDSTLLVFPLTKVSKKPPEETANAIGGYLKEKVSEVKSFNVVKGFLNLVIGDDYWIKYLTVDSSHLVSRTSSIQETVMVEFSSPNTNKPLHLGHMRNILLGHSVSEILKAAGKKVIRVNLINDRGIHICKSMLAWKKWGNGETPESSGMKGDHLVGKYYVRYDEELKKQKEKSPPQPSRREGVAGLSSTPSGELEGAVQEMLRKWEAGDKETIALWKKMNGWVYDGFAKTYKELGVEFEKTYYESETYLLGKKIVEDGLAKGIFKKKEDGSVWVDLTADGLDEKLLLRSDGTSVYITQDLGTAVERLKEFQVGKMIYVVGNEQDYHFKVLFLILDKLQKQKVLPFGKDLGWASSFFHLSYGMVDLPSGKMKSREGTVVDADELMDEMIATAKQKTLELGKASELSSEEAEKLYKMIGLSALKYFILKVDPKKRMLFNPEESIDFNGNTGPFIQYTYARIKSVLRKAEVVSGYKLQVAGLEPKEKGVIKLIHDFPKVISESAETYNPGHIANYVYELAKEYNQFYHECPILKAEKEEEKNFRLLLSVKTSEVIKTSLKLLGIEVPERM